One window from the genome of Rufibacter tibetensis encodes:
- the hslV gene encoding ATP-dependent protease subunit HslV — MTKIRSTTVLGIYHNGEVALGADGQATIDKYIAKSNVRKVRKLQDGKIVTGFAGSTADAFTLLERFEEKLAAYSNNMKRAAIELAKDWRKDQYLRKLEAMMVVANKEELLIISGTGDVLEPDHQIAAIGSGSTYAQSAALALKKHAPHLTAEEMVREALNIAADICIYTNHNLVIEKPN; from the coding sequence ATGACGAAAATACGTTCTACCACCGTGTTGGGCATTTACCATAACGGAGAAGTGGCTTTGGGTGCCGATGGCCAGGCCACGATAGATAAATATATTGCTAAGAGCAACGTGCGCAAAGTGCGGAAGCTGCAGGATGGTAAAATTGTAACTGGGTTTGCCGGCTCTACTGCCGATGCCTTTACTCTATTGGAGCGCTTTGAAGAGAAACTGGCTGCCTACAGCAACAACATGAAACGGGCCGCCATTGAGTTAGCCAAAGACTGGCGTAAAGACCAATACCTGCGCAAACTGGAAGCCATGATGGTGGTAGCCAATAAAGAAGAACTATTGATTATCTCCGGAACCGGTGACGTGTTGGAACCAGACCACCAGATTGCCGCTATTGGGTCTGGGAGTACCTATGCCCAATCAGCCGCTTTGGCTCTTAAAAAGCACGCGCCGCACCTCACCGCTGAGGAAATGGTACGTGAGGCCCTCAACATTGCCGCTGATATTTGTATTTACACGAATCACAATCTGGTAATAGAAAAACCGAACTAA
- the nagB gene encoding glucosamine-6-phosphate deaminase, whose protein sequence is MSRLNLLEETRYEKVPVTVYQNQQEASRAVAHRIAALIREKQGRGEKTVLGLATGATPVGVYAELARLHREEGLSFRNVITFNLDEYYPMQPTAPQSYVRFMDENLFNHIDIDKANVNIPDGTLSLEEIPAFCLAYEKKIEEFGGLDLQVLGIGRTGHIGFNEPGSAPNSGTRLVTLDDLTRRDASRDFGGKENVPTKAITMGIGTIFKAREIVLMAWNAKKASIVRKAVEGEISGEVPATYLQHSDNVEFVLDQDAAGDLTRFGTPWLVKDCHWDTKLTRKAVIWLSDTVKKPILKLTEEDYNAHGMAQLAVDRGPVYNINIDVFNQLQHTITGWPGGKPNADDSQRPERAAPAKKRAIIFSPHPDDDVISMGGTFIRLVDQGHDVHVAYQTSGNTAVWDDDVLRYMEFAIDFSRSIGHDGIKLSSVYDDMRTFIERKHPNQVDTPEIQNVKAFIRKSEAIAGARYAGLEDDHIHFQALPFYESGKTKKNPVTDVDVQLTMDLLQKVKPHQVFAAGDFEDPHGTHIVCFNIIVEALRRLRQTEDWVQDCWLWMYRGAWHEFETHEIEMAVPLSPQEVERKKIAIFKHQSQKDRPVFPGDDEREFWVRAQERNRATARRYDQLGLADYEAMEAFVRFKF, encoded by the coding sequence ATGAGCAGGCTTAACCTATTGGAAGAAACGCGTTATGAGAAGGTGCCAGTTACGGTGTACCAAAATCAGCAGGAAGCTTCCAGAGCAGTGGCACACCGGATTGCAGCCTTAATCAGGGAGAAGCAGGGGCGGGGAGAAAAAACCGTACTTGGTTTGGCGACGGGTGCTACGCCAGTGGGCGTGTACGCTGAACTGGCTCGTCTGCACCGCGAGGAGGGCCTTAGCTTCCGGAATGTAATTACGTTCAACTTGGATGAATATTATCCTATGCAGCCAACCGCTCCCCAAAGCTACGTGCGGTTCATGGATGAGAACCTGTTCAACCACATAGATATTGACAAGGCCAACGTGAACATTCCAGACGGTACCTTATCATTGGAGGAGATTCCGGCTTTCTGCCTTGCTTATGAAAAGAAGATAGAGGAATTTGGTGGATTGGATTTGCAGGTGCTGGGGATTGGTAGAACTGGCCACATTGGTTTCAACGAACCAGGTTCTGCCCCTAACTCGGGAACCAGGTTAGTCACGCTAGACGACCTTACCCGCCGTGACGCTTCCCGTGATTTTGGAGGAAAGGAAAACGTGCCTACCAAAGCCATCACCATGGGCATAGGTACCATTTTCAAGGCCCGCGAAATAGTGCTGATGGCTTGGAATGCCAAGAAGGCCTCTATTGTAAGAAAAGCTGTAGAGGGGGAAATCTCCGGTGAAGTACCTGCCACTTACCTACAGCACTCAGATAATGTGGAGTTTGTTTTGGACCAGGATGCCGCTGGAGATTTGACCCGTTTTGGCACCCCTTGGTTAGTGAAGGACTGTCACTGGGACACAAAACTGACCAGAAAAGCAGTTATTTGGCTTTCTGATACCGTAAAAAAACCTATCCTGAAACTCACGGAGGAAGACTACAATGCCCACGGTATGGCTCAATTAGCGGTAGACCGTGGACCCGTGTATAATATCAACATAGACGTATTCAACCAACTGCAACATACCATTACTGGTTGGCCAGGTGGCAAACCCAACGCAGACGACTCTCAGCGTCCGGAAAGGGCTGCACCTGCAAAAAAAAGAGCTATTATTTTCTCCCCACATCCAGATGATGACGTGATCTCCATGGGGGGTACCTTCATCCGGTTGGTTGATCAGGGACATGATGTGCACGTGGCGTACCAAACCTCCGGGAACACTGCTGTCTGGGATGATGATGTGCTCCGATACATGGAATTCGCCATTGACTTCAGCAGAAGTATTGGCCACGATGGCATAAAGCTTTCCTCCGTGTACGATGACATGCGCACCTTCATTGAGCGCAAACACCCAAACCAGGTAGACACTCCTGAAATCCAGAACGTGAAGGCTTTCATAAGAAAGAGCGAAGCCATTGCTGGTGCCCGTTACGCCGGCTTAGAAGATGACCATATCCATTTCCAGGCTCTGCCTTTCTATGAAAGTGGCAAAACCAAGAAAAACCCGGTAACCGATGTGGATGTGCAACTCACCATGGACCTGCTCCAAAAAGTGAAGCCGCACCAAGTCTTCGCCGCCGGCGATTTTGAAGATCCGCACGGTACCCACATTGTCTGCTTCAACATAATCGTAGAAGCGCTGCGCAGACTACGCCAAACCGAAGATTGGGTGCAGGACTGTTGGCTCTGGATGTACCGCGGGGCCTGGCACGAGTTTGAAACCCACGAGATTGAGATGGCAGTGCCGCTTTCGCCTCAGGAAGTGGAGCGCAAAAAGATCGCCATCTTCAAACACCAAAGCCAGAAAGATCGTCCTGTTTTTCCTGGCGATGACGAGCGCGAGTTCTGGGTACGCGCCCAGGAACGCAATCGCGCCACTGCTCGCCGCTACGACCAACTAGGTTTAGCAGATTATGAAGCGATGGAAGCCTTTGTGAGATTCAAGTTTTAA
- the menD gene encoding 2-succinyl-5-enolpyruvyl-6-hydroxy-3-cyclohexene-1-carboxylic-acid synthase: MILQAVIDIAEICARKGVEDIVLSPGSRCAPLTLAFARHPQLRVRTVPDERSAAFIGLGIAQQTGKPVVLVCTSGTAAYNYAPAVAEAFYQNIPMLVLTADRPPEWIDQLDGQTIRQSHIYGGHVKRSFDFPVDTEHSDAQWYASRLLNEALNEVMSFPEGPVQVNIPLREPFYPEPGEEFAYSSNVKIIEELPSGFGLPSNVWNNLKKELQQYKRVLVVAGQGRRNELLYSAIQRFCQATGAVFVADTISNQQVAGETINYHDVFLGAKHLHEAERLKPDLFITFHKSLISKNLKLFLRKQKGLQHWHVQQAGMVADTFQSLTRIIRTTPQDFFQNLGQNGEGLQVSPTFSHAWFELENQGKSVLERFLKNSSFSEFKACHQVLRSLPSNSLLHLANSMSVRYANLIGVAEIEGVEVFANRGTSGIDGSTSTAVGSALSTDKLVTLVTGDMAFLYDRNALWHNYLPKNLRIVVLNNHGGGIFRMIEGPRSQPELRPFFETEQRQTAQKTAEDMGLTYHRVSEELDLAALLPSFFDPTQGAQLIEIETDSAENFGIFSSYREQVAKDIKL, from the coding sequence ATGATTTTACAAGCTGTCATAGATATTGCCGAGATCTGCGCCCGCAAGGGGGTAGAGGATATTGTGTTGTCGCCAGGTTCACGGTGTGCCCCTTTAACCTTAGCTTTTGCGAGACACCCGCAGCTGCGCGTGCGTACCGTGCCAGATGAGCGGAGTGCTGCTTTCATTGGCTTAGGAATAGCGCAGCAAACGGGCAAACCTGTAGTATTAGTTTGTACTTCCGGAACGGCGGCGTACAACTACGCTCCGGCGGTTGCGGAAGCCTTTTACCAGAACATTCCCATGCTGGTTCTCACCGCAGACAGACCCCCTGAATGGATAGATCAGCTGGACGGACAGACCATCCGGCAATCTCATATTTATGGTGGGCACGTGAAACGGAGCTTTGACTTTCCGGTAGATACAGAGCATTCTGATGCCCAGTGGTATGCCAGCCGTTTGTTAAATGAAGCCTTGAATGAGGTGATGTCTTTTCCGGAGGGGCCGGTGCAGGTGAATATCCCGTTGCGGGAGCCGTTTTACCCGGAGCCGGGCGAGGAATTTGCGTACTCCTCAAACGTAAAGATCATAGAAGAGTTGCCTTCCGGCTTTGGATTGCCTTCAAACGTGTGGAATAACCTTAAGAAAGAGCTGCAGCAGTACAAAAGAGTGTTGGTGGTGGCTGGTCAGGGTAGAAGAAATGAACTTTTGTACTCAGCCATCCAACGTTTTTGTCAGGCAACTGGAGCTGTCTTTGTGGCAGATACCATCAGCAACCAGCAGGTGGCAGGGGAGACCATTAACTACCATGATGTTTTCCTGGGGGCAAAGCACCTGCACGAGGCTGAAAGGCTTAAACCAGATTTGTTTATTACCTTTCATAAATCGCTGATTTCTAAAAATCTGAAGTTGTTCCTGCGCAAGCAGAAAGGGTTGCAGCATTGGCACGTGCAACAAGCCGGAATGGTAGCAGATACGTTCCAGTCCTTAACCCGAATCATCAGAACCACCCCACAGGATTTTTTTCAAAACCTAGGGCAAAATGGAGAGGGTTTGCAGGTCTCTCCAACTTTCAGCCATGCTTGGTTTGAGCTGGAAAATCAGGGTAAATCAGTTTTGGAGCGTTTTCTGAAAAACAGCTCTTTTTCAGAATTCAAGGCGTGCCATCAGGTGCTAAGAAGCCTGCCTTCCAATAGCCTCCTGCACTTGGCCAACAGCATGAGCGTGCGCTATGCCAACCTCATCGGCGTTGCTGAGATAGAAGGGGTGGAAGTATTTGCCAACCGGGGAACTAGCGGCATTGACGGAAGCACAAGTACGGCCGTTGGGTCAGCATTAAGCACTGATAAACTTGTAACCTTGGTGACCGGCGACATGGCCTTTCTGTATGACCGGAATGCCCTTTGGCACAATTACCTCCCCAAGAACCTGCGCATTGTAGTTCTTAACAACCATGGCGGAGGAATTTTCCGGATGATTGAAGGCCCGCGCAGTCAGCCTGAGTTGCGTCCTTTCTTTGAAACCGAACAGCGGCAAACCGCCCAAAAAACAGCGGAAGACATGGGGCTGACTTATCACAGGGTTTCTGAGGAATTGGACTTGGCCGCATTGCTGCCATCATTCTTTGACCCCACGCAGGGTGCTCAGTTGATTGAAATTGAGACAGATAGCGCTGAAAACTTTGGTATTTTCTCTTCCTATAGAGAGCAGGTCGCTAAGGATATTAAGTTATAG
- a CDS encoding DoxX family protein: MEFTKDVEKWHHKHRVVLYDYGRIALGCFLLFKGVQFLFNTTALEQILLDSQLYSIATFLAYTIAIIHVIGGLMIMVGWHTRIACIVQIPIVMCAVLFFSPAHDLFSLYSPFAVALYTLVFLCIYVVGGSGYYSFDHKAVMEKKHLLKKHKSQGLKARLKKEDHVMNTGLPQL, encoded by the coding sequence ATGGAGTTTACGAAAGACGTTGAGAAATGGCATCACAAACACAGAGTGGTGCTCTATGACTACGGCCGGATAGCGTTAGGGTGCTTTCTATTATTTAAGGGGGTGCAGTTTCTTTTCAATACAACTGCTCTTGAGCAAATCCTTTTAGACAGCCAACTGTATTCCATTGCCACTTTTCTGGCTTATACTATAGCCATCATCCACGTAATTGGTGGGTTGATGATTATGGTGGGATGGCATACCCGCATTGCCTGCATTGTTCAAATTCCTATTGTGATGTGCGCAGTCTTGTTTTTCAGTCCCGCACACGACCTGTTCTCGCTTTACTCTCCCTTCGCGGTAGCCTTGTACACCCTGGTATTTCTTTGCATTTATGTAGTGGGTGGCTCCGGCTATTATTCTTTTGACCATAAAGCGGTCATGGAAAAGAAGCACCTACTTAAAAAGCATAAATCTCAGGGGCTAAAGGCTCGCTTGAAAAAAGAAGACCATGTAATGAACACTGGTCTTCCTCAGTTGTGA
- a CDS encoding pyruvate dehydrogenase complex dihydrolipoamide acetyltransferase, whose amino-acid sequence MAEIIRMPKMSDTMTDGVIASWLKKVGDSVKSGDVLAEVETDKATMELESYEDGTLLYIGPKNGESVPVDGVLAIIGKQGEDISGLMAQVNGGGAAPAAQEAPKAEAPKEEPKQAASPAAQSAPAANVNAEVVRMPKMSDTMQEGTIVAWHKKVGDKVKSGDLLAEVETDKATMELESYEDGTLLYIGVEAGASVEVDGVLAIIGEAGADYQALLNGGGNNSGGNANPAEAANNEEATRLEEHKTEEQSQSGDGVNQTVGAPVPGQGAEAGANGASANQGRILASPLAKKVAQEKGISLTQVKGSGENGRIVLRDVENFTPSAAPQTQAKPAAAPAPQVSAPVHSGEAFTEVPVSQMRKVIARRLSESLFTAPHFFLTMEIDMDKAMEARTSMNEVAPVKVSFNDMVIKACAAALRKHPAVNSSWLGDKIRYNNVVNIGVAVAVEDGLLVPVVRNADQKSLSTISAEVKDLGGKAKSKKLQPSDWEGSTFTISNLGMFGIEEFTAIINPPDACILAVGGIKQTPVVKNGQIQIGNVMKVTLSCDHRVVDGAVGSAFLQTLKGFLEDPVRMLV is encoded by the coding sequence ATGGCCGAAATCATCCGAATGCCCAAGATGAGTGATACTATGACCGATGGGGTCATTGCCTCATGGTTAAAGAAAGTTGGTGACTCTGTGAAATCTGGGGACGTTCTTGCCGAAGTGGAAACCGATAAGGCGACCATGGAATTGGAGTCTTATGAAGATGGGACGTTACTGTACATCGGCCCTAAAAATGGTGAATCTGTACCCGTAGATGGCGTGTTGGCCATCATCGGGAAACAAGGTGAAGATATCTCTGGCCTCATGGCCCAAGTGAACGGCGGAGGCGCTGCCCCTGCCGCCCAGGAAGCTCCTAAGGCTGAAGCGCCGAAGGAAGAACCTAAACAAGCCGCTTCTCCTGCTGCCCAGTCAGCCCCTGCCGCCAATGTGAATGCCGAAGTGGTTCGCATGCCAAAAATGAGCGACACCATGCAGGAAGGTACCATTGTAGCCTGGCACAAAAAAGTAGGTGACAAAGTAAAATCTGGTGACCTGTTGGCCGAAGTAGAAACGGACAAAGCCACCATGGAGCTGGAGTCTTATGAAGACGGTACACTCTTATATATAGGCGTAGAAGCTGGTGCCTCTGTAGAGGTAGACGGCGTGTTGGCCATTATCGGTGAAGCAGGTGCCGACTACCAGGCTTTGCTGAACGGCGGTGGTAACAATTCTGGCGGTAACGCTAACCCTGCTGAAGCGGCAAACAACGAAGAAGCAACTCGCCTCGAAGAACATAAAACCGAAGAGCAGTCTCAATCCGGTGACGGGGTAAACCAAACCGTTGGTGCTCCTGTACCAGGTCAGGGTGCTGAAGCAGGCGCCAACGGTGCATCAGCGAACCAGGGTCGCATATTGGCTTCTCCGTTAGCGAAGAAAGTTGCCCAGGAAAAAGGCATTAGCCTTACCCAGGTGAAAGGCTCCGGTGAGAACGGCCGCATTGTATTGCGTGACGTGGAGAACTTTACTCCTAGCGCTGCTCCGCAAACTCAAGCTAAACCTGCCGCTGCTCCAGCTCCGCAGGTTTCTGCTCCGGTTCATTCTGGTGAAGCCTTCACAGAGGTTCCGGTATCTCAGATGCGTAAGGTAATTGCCCGTCGTCTTTCTGAAAGCTTATTCACTGCACCGCACTTCTTCCTAACCATGGAGATTGACATGGACAAAGCCATGGAAGCTCGTACCAGCATGAATGAGGTAGCTCCCGTGAAAGTTTCTTTCAATGACATGGTGATCAAGGCATGTGCCGCCGCTTTACGCAAGCACCCAGCTGTAAACTCATCTTGGTTGGGCGACAAGATCCGCTACAACAACGTGGTGAACATTGGAGTAGCCGTAGCTGTGGAAGATGGTTTATTGGTACCAGTAGTGCGTAACGCTGATCAGAAGTCACTTTCAACCATCTCTGCCGAAGTAAAAGATTTAGGCGGAAAAGCCAAGTCCAAGAAACTACAGCCGTCTGACTGGGAAGGAAGCACCTTCACCATCTCTAACCTGGGTATGTTTGGCATTGAGGAATTTACCGCTATCATCAACCCACCAGATGCATGTATCCTAGCCGTGGGTGGTATCAAGCAGACACCAGTGGTGAAGAATGGTCAGATCCAGATTGGCAACGTCATGAAAGTAACGCTTTCCTGTGATCACCGTGTGGTTGACGGAGCTGTTGGTTCTGCCTTCTTGCAGACGCTGAAAGGCTTCCTGGAAGATCCGGTGAGAATGTTGGTATAA
- a CDS encoding deoxyhypusine synthase family protein, producing MKVTQFLKDHYKHFNAAALIDAAEGYKTHLNRGGKMMITLAGAMSTAELGIILAEMIRQDKVQAITCTGANLEEDIFNLVAHDFYERIPNYRDLTPQDEQDLLDRHLNRVTDTCIPEEEAMRRLEHTVLKYWQKADQAGEAYFPHQFFYQILLSGDLEQYYQIDPKNSWMLEAAKKNLPIFVPGWEDSTLGNIYTGHVISGDIKNVHTMSTGIQYMMELAEWYTNTAKEDSTIGFFQIGGGIAGDFPICVVPMLHQDLQRTGVPLWGYFAQISDSTTSYGSYSGAVPNEKITWGKLGIDTPKFVIESDATIVAPLVFAIVLDM from the coding sequence ATGAAGGTAACGCAGTTCCTGAAAGATCATTACAAGCATTTCAACGCAGCCGCTCTGATTGATGCCGCTGAAGGTTATAAGACTCATTTAAACAGGGGTGGTAAAATGATGATCACCCTGGCTGGTGCCATGAGTACCGCTGAATTGGGGATTATTCTGGCTGAAATGATCCGGCAGGACAAAGTACAGGCCATTACCTGTACCGGCGCAAACCTGGAAGAAGATATCTTCAACCTGGTGGCTCATGATTTCTATGAGCGCATTCCTAATTACCGTGACTTAACGCCACAAGACGAACAAGATTTATTAGACCGCCACCTGAACCGCGTAACTGATACCTGTATTCCAGAGGAAGAAGCGATGCGCCGTTTAGAGCACACGGTTCTTAAATACTGGCAAAAAGCAGATCAGGCCGGTGAGGCATATTTCCCGCACCAGTTCTTCTACCAAATCTTATTGTCCGGTGATCTGGAGCAGTATTACCAAATTGACCCTAAAAACAGCTGGATGTTGGAAGCGGCCAAGAAGAACCTGCCCATCTTCGTACCAGGGTGGGAAGATTCTACCTTGGGTAACATCTACACTGGTCACGTGATCTCTGGTGATATCAAGAATGTACATACCATGAGTACTGGTATTCAGTACATGATGGAACTAGCCGAGTGGTACACCAACACCGCCAAGGAAGACTCCACTATTGGTTTCTTCCAGATTGGTGGTGGTATTGCCGGTGACTTCCCTATATGCGTGGTTCCTATGCTGCACCAAGATTTACAGCGCACCGGGGTTCCGTTGTGGGGTTATTTCGCTCAGATTTCTGACTCAACCACCTCCTATGGTTCTTATTCTGGGGCGGTGCCGAATGAGAAGATCACCTGGGGGAAACTTGGAATTGATACCCCTAAGTTCGTGATTGAATCAGATGCGACCATTGTAGCACCTCTGGTATTTGCTATCGTATTAGACATGTAA
- a CDS encoding histidine phosphatase family protein, whose product MSLKKIYLVRHGQTDLNLQGIVQGSGIDSSLNETGRLQADKFFQAYQSIAFDKIYTSVLQRSVQSVQGFIDLGIPHERHAGLNEISWGNREGTRITPEEDAYYFDMLRRWQNGETHVPIEGGESPQMVADRQKPVVELILSRPEEKTILVCMHGRAMRVLLAQLLRYPLHQMDRFVHQNLCLYELNFTGSMFWVERFADVSHLT is encoded by the coding sequence TTGAGCCTCAAAAAAATCTACCTCGTCCGCCACGGCCAAACCGACCTCAACTTGCAGGGGATTGTGCAGGGAAGCGGCATTGACAGTTCCTTAAATGAAACCGGACGCTTGCAAGCCGATAAGTTCTTTCAGGCCTATCAAAGCATTGCCTTTGATAAAATCTATACCTCAGTCCTGCAACGCAGCGTGCAGAGCGTACAGGGGTTTATAGATCTGGGCATTCCGCATGAGCGTCACGCCGGCCTGAATGAGATCAGTTGGGGGAATCGTGAGGGTACCCGGATCACTCCAGAGGAAGACGCGTATTACTTTGACATGCTGCGCCGCTGGCAGAATGGAGAAACTCATGTGCCCATTGAAGGGGGAGAAAGCCCTCAGATGGTAGCCGACCGCCAGAAGCCGGTTGTAGAGTTGATTCTTTCCCGGCCCGAGGAGAAAACTATTCTGGTGTGCATGCACGGCAGAGCCATGCGGGTTCTTCTGGCCCAACTACTCAGATACCCGCTGCACCAGATGGATAGGTTTGTGCACCAGAACCTTTGCCTTTATGAGCTTAACTTTACCGGCTCTATGTTCTGGGTTGAGCGTTTTGCCGATGTGTCACATTTGACCTAA
- a CDS encoding DUF4136 domain-containing protein has protein sequence MRKHYHLSTILLILLIGALSSCLGFGHRKFGSDYSYNGAFHKYRTFNFITHASEEDSVTLKNYEVLKKYIRERLEIQGYEYSDKKPDLLVSYYIYYNDLNMKGYEQEEFDIWLVNNEEPTKEHEAYKPIKMYMSQGTLLVTLLDHKKQNAVWQGYTSGVLSDPTSESTAYLNRAVRTIFDQYRVFRKGYLRENSSNN, from the coding sequence ATGAGAAAGCACTACCATCTGTCCACTATCTTACTAATCTTGTTAATAGGGGCGTTAAGCAGCTGCCTAGGGTTCGGGCACCGTAAATTTGGGTCTGACTACAGCTATAACGGGGCTTTTCACAAATACCGCACCTTTAACTTTATTACCCATGCCTCTGAAGAGGATAGCGTCACCTTAAAGAACTACGAGGTTCTGAAAAAATACATCAGGGAGCGGCTTGAAATTCAGGGATACGAGTACAGTGACAAGAAGCCGGACTTACTGGTAAGCTATTACATTTACTACAATGACCTTAACATGAAGGGGTATGAGCAGGAAGAGTTCGACATTTGGCTGGTTAACAATGAAGAGCCTACCAAAGAGCACGAAGCGTACAAACCCATCAAAATGTACATGAGCCAAGGAACCTTGCTTGTGACTCTCCTAGACCATAAAAAACAAAATGCAGTTTGGCAGGGCTATACCTCGGGGGTGCTTTCGGACCCTACTTCCGAAAGTACCGCTTATTTGAACAGGGCCGTTAGAACCATCTTCGACCAATACAGGGTATTCCGGAAAGGTTACTTGCGGGAAAACTCTTCCAACAACTAG
- a CDS encoding hotdog fold thioesterase gives MKSRADVSLEKLNAWNKNTLGEHLGMEYTEIGEDYLVGRMPVDHRTHQPLGLLHGGASVALAETLGSVGATMYLDLEKQYCVGLEINANHIKSVRSGYVYGKATAIHVGRKTQVWEIRITSETGDLVCISRITMAVLDR, from the coding sequence ATGAAAAGTCGCGCAGATGTGTCCCTGGAAAAGCTAAATGCCTGGAATAAAAACACCTTGGGCGAGCACCTGGGTATGGAGTACACTGAGATTGGCGAAGATTACCTCGTTGGCCGGATGCCGGTAGACCACCGTACCCACCAGCCGCTGGGACTTTTGCACGGCGGCGCCTCCGTAGCCTTGGCTGAAACCTTGGGAAGCGTTGGCGCCACCATGTACTTGGATCTGGAAAAACAGTACTGCGTAGGATTGGAGATTAATGCCAACCACATCAAAAGTGTCCGCAGTGGGTATGTGTACGGCAAAGCCACTGCGATTCACGTAGGCCGCAAGACCCAAGTCTGGGAAATCCGTATTACCTCCGAAACCGGTGATTTGGTCTGTATCAGCCGCATCACCATGGCCGTTCTGGATAGATAG
- a CDS encoding chorismate-binding protein, with the protein MSQDNRSVFPLTSDSSPEETAFKIFQAALGATLPVALWRLPNTREAQALVSAEVKHTLPSMEGPQSGFAFYPFQSSGAVPVTFLPADLYFSGKAGVSPQIGEAVLPTSFWADFQKTGQKQSNILEWPSHPEGTVKPITRDVFEVSGAKAIKAMQSGCLDKVVLSRTKTLPLFEGFDLLHAFTQLTQLYPTAFVSLVSIPGIGTWLGATPELLVQVDSYRVFRTVALAGTQPVMEGLTPADAIWRQKEIEEQALVQRYIVSCFRHLRLREYVEMGPRTIMAGNLLHLRTDFSAAMDEVGFPKLGTQMLELLHPTSAVGGMPKAAALQMIGELEQHDRRYYSGFLGPVQLGQETNLFVNLRCVELGQDTVTAYAGAGMTADSIPAKEWVETELKMQTVLRLFQASES; encoded by the coding sequence ATGTCCCAAGATAACCGATCTGTTTTCCCACTTACCTCTGATTCTTCTCCTGAAGAAACGGCTTTCAAAATTTTTCAGGCAGCCTTGGGTGCAACTTTACCCGTGGCGCTTTGGCGATTACCTAATACCAGGGAAGCACAAGCCTTGGTTTCTGCCGAAGTAAAGCACACCTTGCCTTCCATGGAAGGCCCACAGAGCGGATTCGCCTTTTATCCTTTTCAGTCTTCAGGAGCTGTCCCCGTTACTTTTTTACCTGCAGACTTGTACTTCTCAGGCAAGGCTGGTGTTTCCCCGCAGATAGGAGAGGCGGTACTGCCCACAAGCTTTTGGGCCGATTTCCAGAAAACGGGTCAAAAGCAAAGCAATATCCTGGAGTGGCCCAGCCACCCGGAAGGAACGGTGAAGCCCATTACCCGAGATGTGTTTGAAGTGAGCGGAGCCAAGGCAATTAAGGCCATGCAGTCCGGGTGCCTGGATAAAGTAGTATTATCCCGCACCAAAACGCTGCCTTTGTTTGAAGGCTTTGATTTGCTGCATGCCTTTACCCAACTCACCCAACTTTACCCAACAGCCTTTGTCTCCTTAGTCTCCATTCCGGGCATCGGAACCTGGTTAGGGGCAACACCCGAGTTGTTGGTGCAGGTAGACAGCTATCGGGTGTTTCGGACAGTGGCTTTGGCGGGCACCCAACCGGTTATGGAAGGTCTGACACCCGCTGATGCCATCTGGCGACAAAAAGAAATTGAGGAGCAGGCTTTGGTACAACGGTACATTGTAAGCTGCTTCCGGCACCTGCGCCTTCGGGAGTACGTGGAAATGGGACCCCGCACCATCATGGCCGGAAATTTGTTGCATCTCCGCACCGACTTCAGCGCTGCTATGGATGAAGTGGGTTTCCCAAAACTAGGTACTCAAATGCTGGAATTGCTGCACCCCACTTCAGCCGTAGGAGGAATGCCCAAAGCGGCCGCTCTGCAGATGATAGGTGAACTTGAACAACATGACCGGAGGTACTACAGCGGTTTTTTGGGTCCTGTACAGCTGGGGCAGGAAACCAATTTATTTGTGAATCTGCGGTGCGTGGAGTTGGGTCAAGATACCGTTACCGCCTATGCCGGAGCCGGCATGACCGCTGACTCTATCCCGGCCAAAGAATGGGTTGAAACCGAACTCAAAATGCAAACCGTGCTTCGCCTTTTTCAAGCGTCTGAATCATGA